Proteins from a genomic interval of Chroococcidiopsis thermalis PCC 7203:
- the murI gene encoding glutamate racemase has translation MFYSYLSINNPSDFPSREPQQSPIGVFDSGVGGLTVLTQLYRQLPNESILYFGDTARLPYGTRSPAEIVQFTREILCWMQQQQVKMVVMACHTGSALALETVRWEFPFPILGVILPGAKAAVKQGKRIGVIATPATAASNAFPQAIQEIDSTAKVWQVGCPEFVPLIEDNRINEPYTKEVARRYLAPLIQQQIDTLIYGCTHYPHLSPVLRSLLPNSIKLVDPAIHVVKAVACELDLLGLRNNLPPMPTRFCVSGCPQQFIQSSVRWLGYAPVVEKVNLETVLTPSYPLELLD, from the coding sequence GTGTTTTATTCCTATCTTTCTATCAATAATCCTTCCGATTTTCCCAGTCGAGAACCCCAACAATCGCCAATTGGCGTATTTGATAGTGGTGTGGGTGGTCTTACTGTTTTAACTCAGCTGTATCGGCAGCTACCAAACGAATCTATTTTATACTTTGGCGATACGGCTCGCCTACCCTACGGCACGCGATCGCCAGCCGAGATCGTACAATTTACTCGCGAAATCCTCTGCTGGATGCAACAGCAGCAGGTAAAAATGGTCGTGATGGCTTGTCACACGGGTTCCGCTCTAGCTTTAGAGACGGTGCGGTGGGAATTTCCGTTTCCCATTTTGGGTGTGATTTTACCTGGAGCAAAGGCGGCGGTAAAACAAGGTAAACGCATCGGTGTAATTGCAACTCCAGCAACTGCTGCTAGCAACGCTTTTCCACAGGCAATTCAAGAAATTGATAGTACTGCTAAAGTCTGGCAAGTCGGTTGTCCCGAATTCGTGCCTCTGATCGAAGATAATCGGATCAACGAGCCATACACTAAAGAGGTAGCACGGCGCTATCTGGCTCCCTTAATTCAGCAGCAAATCGATACTCTGATCTACGGCTGTACCCACTATCCTCATTTATCACCCGTGCTGCGATCGCTTTTACCTAACAGCATCAAGCTGGTCGATCCGGCAATTCACGTTGTCAAAGCCGTAGCTTGCGAACTCGATTTACTAGGACTGCGAAATAATTTACCACCGATGCCAACTCGCTTTTGTGTCAGCGGTTGCCCCCAGCAGTTTATTCAGTCCTCCGTGCGATGGCTGGGTTATGCTCCTGTGGTGGAAAAAGTTAATTTAGAAACAGTCCTTACTCCCAGTTATCCCCTAGAACTTTTGGACTAG